The proteins below are encoded in one region of Podarcis raffonei isolate rPodRaf1 chromosome 6, rPodRaf1.pri, whole genome shotgun sequence:
- the UBL4B gene encoding ubiquitin-like protein 4B, with the protein MLLTVKRLLGQQCRLQVSGEERISLVKSLVCEELNVPENQQTLLFQGKVLEGEHKLSDYLIGPESILYLVIKKPEQARPEEPSKPTAAQPHSVWYRLSQVLEKHFRTSDAVRVLERVLNDYYKGLGLLSLENIEELAGDLLSPEEGEGEPVATGELPQQEGHPTAPVSESREDKATQTEPQEMLGGRWCWKNS; encoded by the coding sequence ATGCTGCTCACAGTGAAGAGGCTGCTTGGGCAGCAGTGCCGCCTTCAGGTGTCTGGTGAGGAGAGGATCTCTCTGGTGAAAAGCCTGGTGTGTGAAGAGCTCAATGTCCCCGAGAACCAGCAGACCCTGTTGTTCCAGGGGAAAGTGCTGGAGGGGGAGCACAAATTATCAGACTATCTCATTGGCCCAGAGTCCATCCTCTATCTGGTCATTAAAAAACCTGAGCAAGCTCGTCCTGAGGAGCCCTCAAAGCCGACCGCTGCCCAGCCCCACTCAGTGTGGTATCGACTCTCGCAAGTCCTGGAGAAACATTTCAGAACTTCCGACGCAGTGAGGGTTCTCGAGCGGGTGCTGAACGACTACTACAAAGGCCTTGGCTTGCTGAGCCTGGAAAACATCGAAGAGTTAGCAGGGGACCTCCTAAGTCCTGAGGAGGGTGAAGGTGAACCGGTGGCTACAGGTGAGCTCCCCCAGCAAGAGGGGCACCCCACAGCCCCAGTGTCTGAATCCAGGGAGGATAAAGCGACCCAGACTGAGCCACAAGAAATGCTAGGAGGAAGGTGGTGCTGGAAGAACTCTTGA
- the STRIP1 gene encoding striatin-interacting protein 1 isoform X1: MEPGGGGGGPGLLIVNNKQRGAGLGLAAPATPGVKGREPNRNQRKDSEGYSESPDFEFEYADTDKWAAELSELYSYTEGPEFQLNRKCFEEDFRLHVLDKKWTELDTDQHRTHAMRLLDGLEVTAREKRLRVARAILYVAQGTFDECSSEAEVQSWMRYNIFLLLEVGTFNALVELLNMEIDNSAACSSAVRKPAISLADSTDLRVLLNIMYLIVETVRQECEGDKPEWKTMRQTFRAELGAPLYNNEPFSVMLFGMVTKFCSGHAPHFPMKKVLLLLWKTVLCTLGGFEELQDMKAEKREMLGLPPLPEDSIKVIRNMRAASPPASASDLIEQQQKRGRREHKALIKQDNLDAFNERDPYKADDSREEEEENDDDNSLEGETFPLERDEVMPPPIQHPPTDRLTCPKGLPWAPKVREKDIEMFLESSRSKFIGYTLGSDTNTVVGLPRPIHESIKTLKLHKYTSIAEIQVQMEEEYLRSPLSGGEEEVEQVPAEILYQGLLPSLPQYMIALLKILLAAAPTSKAKTDSINILADVLPEEMPTTVLQSMKLGVDVNRHKEIIVKAISAVLLLLLKHFKLNHVYQFEYMAQHLVFANCIPLILKFFNQNIMSYITAKNSISVLDYPYCVVHELPELTAESLEAGDNNQFCWRNLFSCINLLRILNKLTKWKHSRTMMLVVFKSAPILKRALKVKQAMMQLYVLKLLKVQTKYLGRQWRKSNMKTMSAIYQKVRHRLNDDWAYGNDLDARPWDFQAEECALRASIERFNSRRYDRAHNNPDFLPVDNCLQSVLGQRVELPEDFQMNYDLWLEREVFSRPICWEELLQ, translated from the exons ATGGagccaggcggcggcggcggaggtcCGGGCTTGCTGATTGTCAACAACAAGCAACGGGGCGCGGGGCTCGGGCTGGCGGCGCCGGCGACGCCGGGGGTGAAGGGCCGAGAGCCCAACCGCAACCAGCGCAAGGACTCGGAG GGTTATTCGGAATCTCCAGATTTTGAGTTTGAATATGCAGACACAGACAAGTGGGCTGCTGAGCTGTCAG AACTGTACAGTTACACTGAAGGTCCGGAATTCCAGCTCAACAGAAAATGCTTTGAGGAAGATTTTAGACTGCATG TGCTGGATAAAAAATGGACAGAGTTGGACACCGATCAACATCGTACCCATGCCATGAGGCTTCTTGATGGCCTTGAAGTCACTGCTCGGGAGAAAAGACTGAGGGTAGCCCGAGCCATCCTCTATGTTGCACAAG GCACATTTGATGAGTGCAGCTCTGAAGCTGAAGTTCAGTCCTGGATGCGATACAACATTTTCCTTCTGCTTGAAGTTGGCACATTCAATGCTTTGGTGGAACTTTTGAACATGGAAATTGA CAACAGTGCTGCCTGCAGCAGTGCTGTGAGGAAGCCTGCCATCTCCCTGGCTGACAGCACCGATCTGAG GGTGCTGCTGAATATTATGTACCTTATCGTAGAGACTGTCCGTCAGGAATGTGAAGGAGACAAGCCTGAGTGGAAGACCATGAGACAGACCTTTAGAGCAGAACTAG GGGCACCTCTGTATAACAATGAGCCATTTTCCGTGATGCTCTTTGGAATGGTGACCAAATTCTGCAGTGGCCATGCCCCACACTTCCCTATGAAGAAGGTGTTGCTGTTGCTCTGGAAGACTGTCCTG TGCACCCTTGGAGGATTTGAGGAACTCCAGGATATGAAAGCAGAGAAAAGGGAGATGTTGGGGCTCCCCCCACTTCCTGAGGATAGCATAAAAGTGATTCGCAACATGAGGGCTGCCTCCCCTCCAGCATCTGCTTCTGATTTGATTGAGCAGCAGCAAAAACGGGGTCGTCGAGAGCACAAG GCTCTTATTAAACAGGATAACTTAGATGCCTTCAATGAGCGAGATCCCTACAAAGCTGATGACTCccgggaagaagaggaggagaatgaTGATGACAATAGTCTTGAGGGAGAGACATTCCCTCTTGAAAGAGATGAAGTGATGCCCCCTCCTATCCAGCACCCACCGACTGACCGACTGACCTGCCCAAAAGGTTTGCCTTGGGCACCCAAGGTCAG AGAAAAAGACATTGAGATGTTTCTGGAATCAAGTCGGAGCAAATTCATTGGCTACACCTTGGGAAG TGACACTAACACAGTCGTGGGGTTGCCTAGACCCATTCATGAGAGCATCAAAACTCTTAAGCTG CACAAATATACATCTATTGCTGAGATTCAAGTACAAATGGAAGAAGAGTATCTGCGTTCTCCCTTGTCAGGG ggggaagaggaggttgaaCAAGTTCCTGCAGAAATCTTGTACCAGGGTCTACTTCCTAGCCTGCCACAGTACATG ATTGCCTTGCTGAAGATCCTGCTGGCTGCAGCACCCACCTCCAAGGCCAAGACCGATTCCATTAACATCCTAGCAGATGTTTTGCCAGAGGAGATGCC AACAACTGTGTTGCAGAGTATGAAACTAGGCGTTGATGTGAATAGGCACAAAGAAATAATTGTAAAGGCCATTTCTGCTGTTCTGCTTCTACTGCTTAAGCATTTTAAGCTAAACCATGTCTATCAG TTCGAATACATGGCCCAGCACCTAGTGTTTGCCAACTGTATCCCCCTTATACTGAAATTCTTCAATCAAAACATCATGTCATATATCACTGCCAAGAACAG caTCTCTGTTTTGGATTACCCATACTGTGTGGTGCATGAGCTGCCTGAGCTGACTGCAGAGAGTCTG GAAGCTGGAGACAACAATCAGTTTTGCTGGCGAAACCTGTTTTCCTGCATTAATCTACTTAGGATACTGAACAAATTAACAAAGTGGAAGCACTCGAGGACTATG ATGTTGGTGGTATTCAAGTCTGCACCCATTCTGAAACGAGCCCTCAAAGTGAAGCAAGCCATGATGCAGCTTTACGTTTTGAAGCTTCTCAAAGTGCAGACCAAGTATTTGGGGCGACAGTGGAGGAAGAGCAACATGAAGACCATGTCAGCAATCTACCAAAAAGTGCGGCACCGCCTCAATGATGACTGGGCTTATGGCAATG ATCTGGATGCCCGTCCTTGGGACTTCCAGGCTGAGGAGTGTGCTCTGCGTGCCAGCATAGAGCGTTTCAACTCTCGCCGTTACGACCGGGCACATAACAATCCTGATTTTCTACCTGTGGATAACTGTTTGCAGAGTGTTCTGGGCCAGCGCGTAGAACTGCCTGAAGATTTCCAAATGAATTATGACTTGTGGCTGGAAAGGGAAGTTTTTTCTAGACCCATCTGTTGGGAAGAATTGCTCCAATGA
- the STRIP1 gene encoding striatin-interacting protein 1 isoform X2, with protein sequence MEPGGGGGGPGLLIVNNKQRGAGLGLAAPATPGVKGREPNRNQRKDSEGYSESPDFEFEYADTDKWAAELSELYSYTEGPEFQLNRKCFEEDFRLHVLDKKWTELDTDQHRTHAMRLLDGLEVTAREKRLRVARAILYVAQGTFDECSSEAEVQSWMRYNIFLLLEVGTFNALVELLNMEIDAACSSAVRKPAISLADSTDLRVLLNIMYLIVETVRQECEGDKPEWKTMRQTFRAELGAPLYNNEPFSVMLFGMVTKFCSGHAPHFPMKKVLLLLWKTVLCTLGGFEELQDMKAEKREMLGLPPLPEDSIKVIRNMRAASPPASASDLIEQQQKRGRREHKALIKQDNLDAFNERDPYKADDSREEEEENDDDNSLEGETFPLERDEVMPPPIQHPPTDRLTCPKGLPWAPKVREKDIEMFLESSRSKFIGYTLGSDTNTVVGLPRPIHESIKTLKLHKYTSIAEIQVQMEEEYLRSPLSGGEEEVEQVPAEILYQGLLPSLPQYMIALLKILLAAAPTSKAKTDSINILADVLPEEMPTTVLQSMKLGVDVNRHKEIIVKAISAVLLLLLKHFKLNHVYQFEYMAQHLVFANCIPLILKFFNQNIMSYITAKNSISVLDYPYCVVHELPELTAESLEAGDNNQFCWRNLFSCINLLRILNKLTKWKHSRTMMLVVFKSAPILKRALKVKQAMMQLYVLKLLKVQTKYLGRQWRKSNMKTMSAIYQKVRHRLNDDWAYGNDLDARPWDFQAEECALRASIERFNSRRYDRAHNNPDFLPVDNCLQSVLGQRVELPEDFQMNYDLWLEREVFSRPICWEELLQ encoded by the exons ATGGagccaggcggcggcggcggaggtcCGGGCTTGCTGATTGTCAACAACAAGCAACGGGGCGCGGGGCTCGGGCTGGCGGCGCCGGCGACGCCGGGGGTGAAGGGCCGAGAGCCCAACCGCAACCAGCGCAAGGACTCGGAG GGTTATTCGGAATCTCCAGATTTTGAGTTTGAATATGCAGACACAGACAAGTGGGCTGCTGAGCTGTCAG AACTGTACAGTTACACTGAAGGTCCGGAATTCCAGCTCAACAGAAAATGCTTTGAGGAAGATTTTAGACTGCATG TGCTGGATAAAAAATGGACAGAGTTGGACACCGATCAACATCGTACCCATGCCATGAGGCTTCTTGATGGCCTTGAAGTCACTGCTCGGGAGAAAAGACTGAGGGTAGCCCGAGCCATCCTCTATGTTGCACAAG GCACATTTGATGAGTGCAGCTCTGAAGCTGAAGTTCAGTCCTGGATGCGATACAACATTTTCCTTCTGCTTGAAGTTGGCACATTCAATGCTTTGGTGGAACTTTTGAACATGGAAATTGA TGCTGCCTGCAGCAGTGCTGTGAGGAAGCCTGCCATCTCCCTGGCTGACAGCACCGATCTGAG GGTGCTGCTGAATATTATGTACCTTATCGTAGAGACTGTCCGTCAGGAATGTGAAGGAGACAAGCCTGAGTGGAAGACCATGAGACAGACCTTTAGAGCAGAACTAG GGGCACCTCTGTATAACAATGAGCCATTTTCCGTGATGCTCTTTGGAATGGTGACCAAATTCTGCAGTGGCCATGCCCCACACTTCCCTATGAAGAAGGTGTTGCTGTTGCTCTGGAAGACTGTCCTG TGCACCCTTGGAGGATTTGAGGAACTCCAGGATATGAAAGCAGAGAAAAGGGAGATGTTGGGGCTCCCCCCACTTCCTGAGGATAGCATAAAAGTGATTCGCAACATGAGGGCTGCCTCCCCTCCAGCATCTGCTTCTGATTTGATTGAGCAGCAGCAAAAACGGGGTCGTCGAGAGCACAAG GCTCTTATTAAACAGGATAACTTAGATGCCTTCAATGAGCGAGATCCCTACAAAGCTGATGACTCccgggaagaagaggaggagaatgaTGATGACAATAGTCTTGAGGGAGAGACATTCCCTCTTGAAAGAGATGAAGTGATGCCCCCTCCTATCCAGCACCCACCGACTGACCGACTGACCTGCCCAAAAGGTTTGCCTTGGGCACCCAAGGTCAG AGAAAAAGACATTGAGATGTTTCTGGAATCAAGTCGGAGCAAATTCATTGGCTACACCTTGGGAAG TGACACTAACACAGTCGTGGGGTTGCCTAGACCCATTCATGAGAGCATCAAAACTCTTAAGCTG CACAAATATACATCTATTGCTGAGATTCAAGTACAAATGGAAGAAGAGTATCTGCGTTCTCCCTTGTCAGGG ggggaagaggaggttgaaCAAGTTCCTGCAGAAATCTTGTACCAGGGTCTACTTCCTAGCCTGCCACAGTACATG ATTGCCTTGCTGAAGATCCTGCTGGCTGCAGCACCCACCTCCAAGGCCAAGACCGATTCCATTAACATCCTAGCAGATGTTTTGCCAGAGGAGATGCC AACAACTGTGTTGCAGAGTATGAAACTAGGCGTTGATGTGAATAGGCACAAAGAAATAATTGTAAAGGCCATTTCTGCTGTTCTGCTTCTACTGCTTAAGCATTTTAAGCTAAACCATGTCTATCAG TTCGAATACATGGCCCAGCACCTAGTGTTTGCCAACTGTATCCCCCTTATACTGAAATTCTTCAATCAAAACATCATGTCATATATCACTGCCAAGAACAG caTCTCTGTTTTGGATTACCCATACTGTGTGGTGCATGAGCTGCCTGAGCTGACTGCAGAGAGTCTG GAAGCTGGAGACAACAATCAGTTTTGCTGGCGAAACCTGTTTTCCTGCATTAATCTACTTAGGATACTGAACAAATTAACAAAGTGGAAGCACTCGAGGACTATG ATGTTGGTGGTATTCAAGTCTGCACCCATTCTGAAACGAGCCCTCAAAGTGAAGCAAGCCATGATGCAGCTTTACGTTTTGAAGCTTCTCAAAGTGCAGACCAAGTATTTGGGGCGACAGTGGAGGAAGAGCAACATGAAGACCATGTCAGCAATCTACCAAAAAGTGCGGCACCGCCTCAATGATGACTGGGCTTATGGCAATG ATCTGGATGCCCGTCCTTGGGACTTCCAGGCTGAGGAGTGTGCTCTGCGTGCCAGCATAGAGCGTTTCAACTCTCGCCGTTACGACCGGGCACATAACAATCCTGATTTTCTACCTGTGGATAACTGTTTGCAGAGTGTTCTGGGCCAGCGCGTAGAACTGCCTGAAGATTTCCAAATGAATTATGACTTGTGGCTGGAAAGGGAAGTTTTTTCTAGACCCATCTGTTGGGAAGAATTGCTCCAATGA